In the Oryza glaberrima chromosome 6, OglaRS2, whole genome shotgun sequence genome, one interval contains:
- the LOC127775439 gene encoding uncharacterized protein LOC127775439: MATKSCWSESYSVKVPKGIGKLGELQILEHVDIRRTSTSAIQELAQLSKLTKLSVTTKGSTEEKCKILYTAIQRLCSLQSLRVDAEGSSGNGTLKCLDSISYPPLLLKTLKLYGDLEEMPNWIEQLSHLMKFYLLGSKLKEGKTMLILGALPNLMLLCLSLDAYVGENLVFRTGAFQKLRTLWFDKLDQLREIRFENDSSPLLEKIGIRYCRLEIGIIGISNLMRLKEITLGYRVKVGYLGQLEREVGTHPNRPVLRMEEDRSCHDLRRDGKGSAVEMDATEPLPEPES; this comes from the coding sequence ATGGCCACCAAAAGTTGTTGGTCTGAATCATACAGTGTGAAGGTACCCAAAGGTATAGGCAAGTTGGGAGAATTACAGATACTAGAGCATGTGGATATCAGGAGGACTAGTACTAGTGCAATCCAAGAATTGGCGCAACTAAGCAAGCTGACTAAATTAAGTGTGACAACAAAGGGATCCACAGAGGAAAAATGTAAGATACTCTATACAGCCATCCAAAGGCTCTGTTCCCTGCAATCTCTCCGTGTGGATGCTGAGGGGTCCTCAGGAAATGGAACACTTAAATGTCTAGATTCTATTTCCTATCCTCCTCTGTTACTAAAGACACTCAAGTTGTATGGAGATCTTGAAGAGATGCCCAACTGGATTGAGCAGCTCTCGCACCTCATGAAGTTCTACTTATTAGGGAGTAAACTGAAGGAAGGAAAAACCATGCTGATACTTGGGGCATTGCCCAACCTCATGCTGCTTTGTCTTTCACTTGATGCTTACGTCGGGGAGAATCTAGTATTCAGAACAGGAGCATTCCAAAAGCTCAGGACACTTTGGTTTGACAAGCTGGATCAGCTAAGAGAGATTAGGTTTGAGAACGACAGCTCGCCCCTATTGGAAAAGATAGGAATCCGATACTGCAGGTTGGAAATAGGGATTATTGGTATCTCTAACCTTATGAGGCTAAAGGAAATTACACTTGGATACAGAGTTAAAGTTGGTTATCTTGGTCAGTTGGAAAGAGAAGTTGGCACACACCCAAATCGCCCCGTGCTACGTATGGAGGAGGACCGAAGCTGTCACGACCTGAGAAGGGATGGCAAAGGATCAGCTGTAGAAATGGACGCAACGGAGCCCCTCCCTGAGCCCGAGAGCTAG
- the LOC127776886 gene encoding disease resistance protein PIK6-NP-like, which produces MTKGFVSGIPPENIRHLSIDGRQDSYLSFDLSHVRSLSFFYNPKEQLASLCSPQLRMLRVLDLEFSLCRVTQNDISNIGSFCHLRYLSVKKGSYIYHIPRSIRKLQGLQTLNLKRSLITKVPAEVTELRSLRSLRCSTLGVYSHFEFTTRDPRKSLVTTMKLPLILPHLISGDKSSEVVAEFRKGLSSCWTHSNGVSVPKGIGSLKELQILELVDIARSNKKAVHELGELTQLKKLGVAGVTERNVNYLCEALQKLSSLCSLRVEAKPFRGLHMLEQLASPPPFLHTLKLKGSLHEIPSWVGKLEKLVKVQLVFTKLKDTESIQVLGELPGLKCLRLILNAYIGKELVLCHGKFRGLKTLRLDSLEELRKVTFEERTSPKLETITIQDCSSELAVCGTANLQSLEKIKYFAKGKLVKEDMHGERPVVQAGQSQSAHHREDIKAPETIEKSQTSSLEKGESSQSRPRPDVLRTLQPISATTKLKRSLSCPASTLIVK; this is translated from the coding sequence ATGACGAAAGGGTTTGTCTCTGGTATTCCACCTGAAAACATCCGTCACCTTTCTATTGATGGGAGACAGGATTCATACCTAAGCTTTGATCTAAGCCATGTCCGGTCATTAAGTTTCTTTTACAATCCTAAAGAGCAACTAGCTTCACTGTGTTCACCACAGCTAAGGATGCTCCGAGTGTTGGATCTAGAGTTTAGTCTATGTCGTGTAACACAGAACGACATCAGTAACATAGGATCATTTTGCCACTTAAGGTATCTATCTGTGAAGAAAGGTTCATACATTTACCATATTCCAAGGTCCATCAGGAAATTGCAAGGATTGCAAACTTTAAACCTGAAAAGATCATTAATTACTAAAGTGCCCGCAGAAGTCACTGAACTTCGTAGTCTCCGCAGTCTCCGGTGTAGCACCCTTGGAGTTTACAGTCACTTCGAATTTACTACCCGTGACCCCAGAAAATCCTTAGTAACTACAATGAAATTGCCCTTGATATTGCCACATTTGATTAGCGGAGACAAATCCtcggaggtggtggcggagtTCCGCAAGGGCTTGTCCAGCTGTTGGACTCATTCAAATGGTGTGAGCGTACCAAAAGGAATAGGGAGCCTGAAGGAGTTACAGATTCTTGAGCTTGTGGATATCGCACGAAGCAACAAGAAAGCAGTCCACGAGTTGGGGGAACTTACTCAGCTGAAAAAATTAGGCGTGGCAGGGGTCACCGAGAGGAATGTCAATTATCTCTGTGAAGCCCTTCAGAAGCTTTCTTCGCTCTGTTCCCTTCGTGTGGAGGCCAAACCCTTCCGAGGCCTCCACATGCTTGAGCAGCTTGCTTCCCCACCTCCCTTCCTCCACACCCTCAAATTGAAAGGCTCCCTTCATGAAATCCCCAGTTGGGTCGGAAAGCTCGAGAAGTTGGTAAAGGTTCAGCTAGTTTTCACCAAACTGAAGGATACTGAATCCATACAAGTGCTCGGGGAATTGCCCGGCCTCAAATGcctccgtcttattttaaatgCCTACATTGGAAAAGAGCTAGTTCTTTGCCATGGGAAGTTCCGAGGGCTAAAGACTCTTCGACTTGACTCTTTGGAGGAGCTGAGAAAGGTTACATTCGAGGAGAGGACCTCGCCCAAGCTGGAAACAATAACCATTCAGGATTGCAGCTCGGAGTTAGCAGTCTGCGGCACGGCTAACCTCCAAAGCCTCGAGAAAATTAAGTATTTTGCAAAAGGGAAACTGGTGAAGGAGGACATGCATGGCGAGCGTCCTGTGGTGCAAGCGGGTCAGAGCCAAAGTGCGCATCATCGGGAGGACATCAAAGCTCCAGAGACAATAGAGAAATCTCAAACATCATCACTAGAGAAAGGCGAGAGTTCACAATCAAGACCTAGGCCTGATGTCCTTCGTACTCTTCAACCCATCTCTGCAACAACCAAGCTGAAGAGAAGTCTGTCCTGCCCAGCATCAACATTGATTGTCAAGTGA